Within the Mastacembelus armatus chromosome 10, fMasArm1.2, whole genome shotgun sequence genome, the region TCTGCAGCTTTTCAACGTCACACTAGTCTTGGCACTGATGTCATCCAAGTCCTTCTTGGTTCCTTTAGAGAGTTTCTTTCCCAGAACTTCACGGACAAATGCATCATCAAAAGCATAGTACCTAAACAAGGAAACAGAGGCAAGAAGAGGAAACTTATAAGAAAATGATACTGTCTCAGTATCAGGTTTAACAGAGAAGCATAACAGCTCAAAGAAGAGGTATTTTCCACAcaattacagaaaaatacagaaagccttttaaaaaaaaataacagaacagGACAAAAGGACAGGACAGAACAAACCGGTTTTAAACGGTTAAAACCAGTTTTCAGACCAAATCAGTTCAAACTGGTTCACACCAGTTTCTGGATCAAACGAGCTCAAACTGGGTTTTGGACCAGACCGGAGAAAACGGCCCAACCTGgggaataaaaaaacagacGAAACCTTTCTATGAGGATGGCTTGTCGATGAGGTGGGATCTGGAACAGCAGCTGGTTGGCTAGCTTGGCCGGACTGTGAAGAAGACGTTCACACATCTGGAACGTCCTGTACTGGTCCATTGTGTCACTTAGCAGAACATCTGCACTTGCCTCACATTCCTCCAGCACTCCTCCCTCCATTCGTACTTTCACTGCATCATTCACTGAAATGTCAGACAAGCAGGGCTTACTGGACTGAGCTGCAGGTGTGGGCTGATTATACAGCACCACTAATTATTAGCTAATGCATCATAACACACAATGGTGACAAGAAGCGTACAGGCTGTAAAGGTACACATGTGGCTCAAAGTGTTGGTACCCTTTGagtattaaaatatgttttatatccAGTACATCCCAAATTGTTCTTTGTAAACCTAAATCGGAAAAAACACCTCTAATCATCATTATGCCCCACAGTCTCAGTGAGTTCATAAATATAGTGGGACCCGTACCGGTATATCCATCCAACCACAACTGATAAACCTCCTCATCCATGATAGTGGTGTTACCCACGAACACGTCCAGTTCCACTGCCATCTGCgtggagacaaagacacacagtgtCAAAGATGATTAACACAACCACAACGCCAATCAAACTGCCAAATCGCCACTAAGGGGACATTATACCTTGTTCTGAGTGTTGTCCTACACAGATTTATGCACTAAGCTAGGAGAACAGTTGATCTACAAATTATATTGACACGAGCTAAAATTCACTTCCCATGGCTTATCAATTAgctaattagcttagcttagatTCCTATTACCGTCCTATGCTACCTGCGTCCAGCCCCAAAGCGGTACATTAAGACCAAATTAACATGACGATAAAATAACGTTACCAGCGCAAAGTTTTAAGGTTTGTAGTAAAAAGCACCGCGTCTATTAAAGAGAGCAACTGTAATGCTATCACTGCGCACTGTCAACAACAGCAGTCGCATACACGGGTACTTCCGGTTTTGTTACGTCACCGGAAAAGCTCCATGAATTGAATGAAAGAACTGAGCTGTTTATTAACAATACTATACATATACACTGCACACTGTACTCAACAATGGAATAGTACAGAATAATGATTCATGTATTATTCAACTGCAGATTAATGTTCtaaaataaagtataatttgtagttttttaCAAAAGCATTTTGTGCAATGAAGCCAAACTTGCATTGTctacaaatgtcaaaataatgaCTGTTGCTGAAAATGCATAAAGATCTGTGGTAGGAATGGTCTATGTGTTTCCTGcaattgtatttttctgtagCCTGTTTATAGaggtttttacttttattgtgaaacaatCATACGGGAAACGTCATGGCTGACGTTCCACTGACAGCACCGCCCCTCGGTGAGATTGTTTTTTACACTGTAGTCtgagttgttgttgtttatttgtttgtttgtttagtcgCTACATTGTAACACCCAACATTCCAACCCACCGTTGTAATACCGCAACAGTTCTTTGTTGCTACAGTTACAGTGAGGCCAGTCACACAGACGTCACCTCCATCAGTTCTGGGTACAATCCGCCATCTGATAGACAGGATGAGCAGAGATCTATCAGACTACACTAATTAACTTTATCTTTGAGTTTTATAACTTGTCTGTCTTTAAACTGATGAATATGTAGGATATGATTATGATCGCAGATTAAGTGAACAACATTATCATGATCAATTTAAGTCACAGTAAAGGACGGTGATTTAAGTTTCAATGAGACTAAAGGTACTTAATACAGTAATGTTTCACGAGTGCCATTATTATGGAAATTCAGGTTACTAATTTCATCATAAGCTGTTATACTGTTTTATTAAGATGTATAGTCTAAATGCACGAGTAGTTTCGGGTTGTTTCTgttctatgtttttatttcatgtttcttcATCTCTGACCCAAGTTCTATCACTCAACTCAAACATCCCACTCATGTTAAGCAGCCAGCAAACTCATCAATGGCCAAACAAAAAGTCAGACAACAATGGAGGATTATGTGAAGACTCAAATTAACATCTCGTTTGGCAGTCGGGCAGTATCATAACGTCGATCTCCGCCCTTTCGTTTGTCCTCTTAGTTATTTTCAAACGTGTCAGATCAGATCAGACATAGGCCTCTGTTTGAGCCCATATACGCTTTGCTTGCTACCCTGTGTGTACACAATCTGCTCTCTCTTCCTACGGCGATTAATCTAAATAAATCCCTGTAAATCCCTCTGCTCGCCCTccctttctgtgtttctgcgTGTGTCCTTCAAAATCAGAACATGGGGGAGAACATGTCTTTTTGCCGGAACTCTCGGTACACATCGACACTCGTTTCTAACCTCACATGACACCCTGATTCCATCCCCAGCCCCCCTTGCACGGTTAACACCCAACATTGTTATGGCCTCAGTAAAACAATGGAGGTGGGACAGAGGGCGGAAGGATGTGGCTGAATGCCTCAGCATAAACCCATGGAAAAAAAAGCCTTGCAGTCACACTTTCTACCAGTGTTGTTTGAAAAGAGACGAGTAGGTACAACCAGGACTCACATTGTACAACTTTCTCTGTAGTCAACTCCAAAGATATGGTGTATCtgtgtaatttaaatattttaggaTAATAATCGGATTAAATGAGGGCTATGTAGTTTTGGGGGATGAGATCATTCCAATGAACAGAAAACCCGAGAGAAGTGGCTTAACACCGGTCGTTCTTACTCATTTCCTTTGTGaattatgttgttttggtttCCCACCATGataaggataaaaaaaaatgttttcggATCCAAATGGGGGCGCACAAGTTGCTTGATGGGAGAACGTTTGGAGTAGATCTggtatttttaataatgtgtcTACGATGGAATGAGTCAATAGAGAGGCATTACAGAGCTTTTCGATTCTATTTGGGCTTTTACGACCATGTTATAATCAAAGTATGGTGACCTGGACTTGTCGAAGAGACACTACAAACCTCAAAGGAAACCGCAAATGTTTCTGATTACGATCTAACCAATGCGTCAATAAAGCAGACATCACAAAGTGTGAAACTTCCGGAAAACACACGTAtacaaaatgaaaccagtgttATTGAGGAATATAATCGCATGTAATCGGGAGTACCACACCATcaataaaagttttttaaaatctatataTTGTAATTAAACCTATTTCCCAAACATATGTCATTATAAGCTACCGCATCTCCACATCTTTCATAAAGTTTTACAATTCCGTgatcttattttgaaagctcTGGAGGCTGACTTCCTATAGTGTCTCAACTTGACACCCAGCTCGCTGCTTAACGGAGTCAGCCGTGAAAGTGTCGGAGGCGGACATTGTTGTGGTAACAGGATGAGCATAGATGATGCACCGATTTTGAGTGGATAATTGATGAGGTTGAATtttaatggatttatttttttaatctaaagaATGAATCCTTTGTAAAGACAAAAAGCTGCTGCACCGTACGGAGCCTACTATTTCGCCATCAGGAAAGTGAGTTCATTCAGCCGAAGCGAGCTGAGCACAGCCCGATGAGACGATGCCAGCGACGTAAAAATCACAACATCTGCAGGGTGTGCATCCGTGGTTGCTGGATTAAGCCTCCGTGGATCGACTGGGCCTTTGAACATATAGTAGCACAGAAAACCCCACGGGGCGGCTGCTGCCTTCAAAATATTACGAGAGGAGGTAAAACAAGGTCGGCTGCATTCCTGGAGGCCTTTGGAGAACAGAGAACGGCAGATTGACATTAATGTGGGTTTGCGGTGCGTTTTCATACACGACCTCTTTAAGGCGTTAATGTCTGACGGAAACAGACACTTGGTACAGCACAAAATAGGACCGAAGTCCCATCACCTTGGAAAAAGCCATCTAAATAAAGAAATCACATATTTTTGCCTCCATGTGCTGTAGTGATTCCATACATAACATCTGGCAAACACTGACTGCTGAGCATTGAGGCATCCAGTTACATCTCAGCGTTTTTAATAAATTCTCAGGTACCCTCTAGGTGTGggttttaaatagaaaatggGCAGCGAAGGTGAGATAATAAATAGAGAACTGTCAAAGATGTCTGACGAGGATTTGCTGGCGTGCTCCAAAGAGGAGCTGGTGAGCCGGCTGCGTAAAGAGGAGTCAGAGAAAATATCAGCTCTCATCCAGCGAGGACGGCTGATAAAGGAggtaaacaaacagctgcagggaCACCTCCTAGAAATCAGGGAACTGAAAGTCATCAATCAGCGCCTACAGGAGGAAAACGTAGAGCTGCGGGACCTGTGTTGCTTCCTGGACGACGACCGGCTCAAAGTGAAGAAGCTGGCCAGGGAATGGCAGCTGTTCGGGCATCACGCAGCAAAAGTGATGCGAGAGGACCTGGGCGGGTACTTGAAAAAGCTCGCCGACCTGGAGCGCATGCAGGACGGCCTGGTGAAGGAGAATTTGGATCTGAAGGAGCTGTGTCTGATCCTGGAGGAGGAGTGTGTCAGCAGGAGCGACTCCAGCCCCGGTGGGTCCACTGAGCTCAACCTGCCCTGCATGGTGGCCCGGGACCTGGGAGACGGAAGCTCAAGCACAGGCAGCGTGGGAAGTCCTGACCAGCTTCATCTAGTGTGCTCACCTGATGACTGATGACGGTTTATTGTCCGCAGTCAGGGCTCCTACCACCTGAACAAGGAAGCTGTAGATTGGCTGTGATATGACTGAGAGACACATGCAGAAGCCTTGCCAgacaatacaaatgaaaaatgcataaGCATTAAAATATTAGGGCCTTTTGAATGCTGCAAAGATTTGTGTGCCACTAGGTTTTGACGTGATTCTACCACCACATGACATTTCAGGACTTTGCAAAGACATTTAATAGGTGTTTCCCAGATGATAATGTGTCtaaattttacagtgttttttctaACGACTCTTCTGTTTTTGggaaattcttctttttcagtggtctgtttcaaaaaaaaaaaaaaaaaaaaaaagggaccaAAAAAGTGGGTCACATATAGGCTATAAATTTATCTCATGCACTGGACTAGCCTACACTGGTAGAAGCCTTTTTTTACTATTGCACTGGACAGCGTTATCATGGATCTTTAAATCACAGATCTAAAGATTCATTTCAATCCAGTTTTGAGCCATATTTAGTCCACTGAATTCCAATAGCACTGAAATAGATGAgttgtgataaaaaaaacacaggactaTTTGATATTTGCTTTTGCTAGATGCCCAATAACGTGTGATATTTTATGCACTCTCTTCCTCAGGACAGGATTGGAGTGCCATATGTGCATGATGATTGTCACAATTTGTACAGGCCTGTGAACCAGTCTGATGTGAAGGCCCTCGGGTATACGGCGGGTGGGGCTGCTGTGCATAATGTAACATGTGCTAGAGCCTGTGCAGAGCCAGCCCACTTGTTAAGGTTTTGGATCAGACATGATAGATGTCCTTAGATTTCACTCAGAGCTGAAATGAATAGAACTTAGTCACctagtcacttttttttttttattcgaACTGGAAAGTCTTCATAGGATCGAACTGGAAGgtttaatgttttctgttctgttcaaaCCAAGCTGTTTAAATTCACtgaagtgacatttttattacattgttgttgttgatgttggaTTAGCATATCACACACTTTGTTTAAGTTAGTGATGGTCAACTCTCTCTTCTGTAACTCATACTTTGTATTTGCCCTGTAACACTAAGGATCATTTTAACTTTGAGCCCTCTTTATCTTGATTTATTTGTACTAACTAGCATTACTAGCTGATTTCAGTTTAAATCATAGATAATGCACATGGATTAGAAAGATTTATTTTGTCGTTAGCTGTTTATTGGTGGGCTATGCTCGTAGTGCATTGAAGAGCTTTAAATACAGTAGGTATCACACTTGGCAGTTTTCTGACctggtctttgtgtgtttgacttTGCAGAAACAAGCAAATACATGACAATGAGCAATAGCTGATATCTGTACTTGATGTTTTGACCTTCATGTCTAAACAGACTGTATCTGATTGATGCTACCTTCATATCATGCAGACTGACTATGGATGttcatcaattttatttttggatacattttcacacattctgGAGAGCTGAAGAGAGCAGTAATGCTTTTACCCACTTAGTGATGCACAGATGTCCTTCGACagccacatacacactgatAATTTCTCCCTCATGCTCACTAGCTCTCAGTCTAACTCTCCTTCCATCTCTGTCTTTAACCCTATTTTAGCAGAGTGATCCAATGCCCTCTGAGCTGTGTATGTATTAGCAAGAGTTCAGGTTTTGGAATTGGCATAATGGAGAACATAGTTTTCACAGTTCAGGTGACATAGAGCGAtcattagggttagggttaagggaTAGGGGTTAGGTAAGATATTTCACTTGTTTGTTGATCTGAATATGAACTGGGGTTTCGGAGGGGTAATTTTGATATgtaatatgtttatat harbors:
- the ccdc85b gene encoding coiled-coil domain-containing protein 85B; translation: MGSEGEIINRELSKMSDEDLLACSKEELVSRLRKEESEKISALIQRGRLIKEVNKQLQGHLLEIRELKVINQRLQEENVELRDLCCFLDDDRLKVKKLAREWQLFGHHAAKVMREDLGGYLKKLADLERMQDGLVKENLDLKELCLILEEECVSRSDSSPGGSTELNLPCMVARDLGDGSSSTGSVGSPDQLHLVCSPDD